One Cardinium endosymbiont of Culicoides punctatus genomic window carries:
- the sufD gene encoding Fe-S cluster assembly protein SufD → MERLLKGWKKRDMGGSRKQSNQTVMNVFTNWLDQALKTLPLTDPLYSDRFIAFKKLYNHDFVEAQKENYKYIALIEILRQLTGQDYNISIPTTEIFSQPTTISSCGQSTVKKNTLTFINGLWSQEQSSFDPICQDVQLRKLRELPLVEQQEILESCRADLASSDDIFMMLGTMLSHETYLLKIADHVQQKQTIFIEHIITASAPHVVPRFILKVGKKSQVEIVENWYSCKDDLHSFVNNLTYIQLAEGGELSYHTLHTEYPSFHHVNNIYCKQQDHSTFVHHTFTFGSTMLRMNLTAHIRGSHATTMLYGLYGLGAKEKVDHHVQVIHSRPYSLSKQHYKGILSGQSIGAFNGKIYLTPEAQKTNAYQNNNAIVLSNKANHFVKPQLEIYADDVKCTHGATSGQLDREQLFYLQTRGISEPLAKKLLLEAFGTEIINQVTIPELKNYLFDKFIEKLLKL, encoded by the coding sequence ATGGAGCGCTTGCTAAAAGGTTGGAAAAAGAGGGATATGGGTGGATCACGCAAACAATCTAATCAAACAGTTATGAATGTATTTACAAATTGGTTAGATCAAGCATTAAAAACATTACCTCTTACAGATCCTTTGTATTCAGATCGTTTCATTGCTTTTAAAAAACTCTATAACCACGATTTTGTAGAAGCTCAAAAAGAAAACTATAAGTATATAGCGCTTATAGAAATACTTAGACAGCTTACTGGCCAAGATTACAACATCAGTATACCCACTACAGAAATTTTTTCTCAACCAACAACAATATCTTCTTGTGGGCAGAGTACAGTAAAGAAAAACACATTAACTTTTATAAATGGATTATGGTCTCAAGAGCAATCTAGTTTTGATCCTATTTGCCAAGATGTACAGTTGCGCAAATTGAGAGAACTTCCTTTGGTAGAACAACAAGAGATACTAGAAAGTTGTAGAGCTGACCTTGCATCAAGTGATGATATATTTATGATGCTTGGTACTATGTTGTCTCATGAAACCTACCTATTAAAAATTGCGGACCATGTTCAGCAAAAACAAACTATTTTTATTGAACATATTATAACAGCGTCTGCTCCCCATGTAGTACCACGATTTATACTGAAAGTAGGTAAAAAAAGCCAAGTGGAAATTGTAGAAAACTGGTATTCATGTAAAGATGATCTCCATAGTTTCGTAAACAACTTAACCTATATTCAGCTAGCAGAAGGAGGGGAGCTATCATATCATACACTACATACCGAGTATCCATCATTCCATCATGTAAATAATATCTATTGTAAGCAACAAGACCACAGCACATTTGTCCATCATACCTTTACTTTTGGATCTACTATGTTACGTATGAATCTTACTGCTCATATTAGAGGAAGTCATGCTACAACGATGTTGTACGGTCTGTATGGACTTGGTGCAAAAGAGAAAGTTGACCATCATGTTCAGGTTATACACAGTAGACCATACAGTTTAAGCAAACAACACTATAAAGGCATACTGAGCGGTCAGTCTATAGGGGCTTTTAATGGAAAAATTTATCTTACACCAGAAGCTCAGAAAACCAATGCCTATCAAAATAATAATGCCATTGTTTTATCTAATAAAGCCAATCATTTTGTAAAACCACAATTAGAAATTTATGCAGATGATGTCAAGTGCACCCATGGTGCAACTTCTGGGCAGTTAGATAGGGAACAGTTATTTTATTTACAAACACGTGGCATATCAGAACCGTTGGCTAAAAAATTACTATTAGAGGCATTTGGTACAGAAATTATTAATCAAGTAACTATACCTGAACTAAAAAACTACCTATTTGATAAATTCATAGAAAAGCTTCTAAAATTGTAG
- a CDS encoding aminotransferase class V-fold PLP-dependent enzyme, with protein sequence MFASTHPLDIEQIRTFFPALHQQVYGRSLIYFDNAATTHKPLSVIQSAQHFYEQDNANVHRGMHALATRSAMAVEQTRLAVQKFIHAPDGESIVFTSGTTESINLIAATYGEMEVSRGDEILISEMEHHANLIPWQELCRKKQAILKFIPIDDIGQLDLTDLDKLITTRTKIVALSYVSNTLGTINPIKYLIDKAHQEGAVVVIDGAQAVAHLPVNVVDLDCDFFVFSAHKLYGLTGLGFLYGKKKWLEQMPPYKTGGGGVKRVTLTEAVYQDAPYKFEVGTLPLSAIISFSESIKFVSSIGYAKLTAHEESLLCYALAGLIHIPKIELVGTAAKKIGIIAFNIRGMHHLDVGLLLDAKGIAVRTGHCCTQPLMQRLGIEGVVRISFALYNTIEEIDLFLEALRQITHKMRY encoded by the coding sequence ATGTTTGCTAGTACGCATCCTTTAGATATAGAACAAATTAGGACCTTTTTTCCTGCACTACATCAGCAAGTTTATGGTAGATCATTGATCTATTTTGATAATGCGGCTACTACCCATAAGCCACTTTCTGTTATACAAAGTGCACAGCATTTTTATGAGCAAGATAATGCCAATGTTCATCGTGGTATGCATGCCTTAGCTACCCGTTCTGCCATGGCTGTAGAACAAACGCGTCTTGCGGTACAAAAATTTATTCATGCTCCAGATGGGGAAAGTATTGTGTTTACCTCTGGCACTACGGAAAGTATTAATCTCATTGCTGCAACATATGGGGAAATGGAAGTGAGTAGGGGAGATGAAATTTTGATTTCTGAAATGGAACACCATGCCAACCTAATTCCTTGGCAAGAGCTTTGTAGAAAAAAGCAGGCCATTTTAAAGTTCATTCCTATAGATGATATTGGTCAGTTAGATTTAACGGATTTAGACAAATTAATTACTACACGTACCAAAATAGTTGCACTAAGTTATGTTTCTAATACATTAGGGACAATTAATCCTATTAAATATCTTATAGATAAGGCGCATCAAGAAGGAGCTGTTGTTGTAATTGATGGTGCTCAAGCAGTGGCTCACTTACCTGTTAACGTTGTTGACTTAGATTGCGACTTTTTTGTTTTCTCAGCACATAAGCTTTATGGTCTTACCGGATTAGGTTTTTTGTATGGGAAGAAAAAATGGTTAGAGCAAATGCCTCCCTATAAAACTGGAGGAGGAGGTGTAAAACGGGTTACATTAACAGAAGCTGTTTATCAAGATGCTCCTTATAAATTTGAAGTAGGAACGCTTCCTTTATCTGCTATTATTTCTTTTTCAGAATCAATAAAATTTGTATCAAGTATAGGTTATGCTAAGTTGACTGCGCATGAAGAATCCTTGTTATGTTATGCATTGGCTGGTTTAATCCATATTCCAAAAATAGAGTTGGTTGGCACAGCTGCCAAAAAAATAGGTATTATTGCTTTCAATATCAGAGGCATGCATCACTTAGATGTAGGGCTATTATTAGATGCCAAAGGCATTGCTGTACGTACAGGTCATTGTTGTACACAGCCACTTATGCAACGACTAGGTATAGAAGGAGTCGTGCGCATTTCTTTTGCTTTATACAATACCATTGAAGAAATAGATCTATTTTTAGAAGCATTGCGACAAATTACACATAAAATGCGCTACTAA
- a CDS encoding SufE family protein, producing MVKIQHKTIKQHQDEIIDAFATLSDDRETMLDYLIDLGETLAPMDLVYKVDNYLVQGCMSKVWLVDTEMNGLLFFQADSNTAITKGLISLLIKVLSGQPVQAIAEVQLYFIEVIDLHGLVGFQRASGLANMVKEMKLRALSRVSKVK from the coding sequence ATGGTAAAGATACAACATAAGACTATTAAGCAACATCAAGATGAAATCATAGATGCATTTGCTACCTTATCTGATGATAGAGAAACGATGCTGGATTATCTTATTGACTTAGGCGAAACATTGGCACCTATGGATCTAGTATACAAAGTGGATAACTACTTGGTACAAGGATGTATGTCTAAAGTATGGTTGGTTGATACGGAGATGAATGGATTACTTTTCTTTCAAGCAGATAGTAATACCGCTATTACCAAAGGATTAATTAGCCTTTTGATTAAAGTGCTTTCGGGGCAACCTGTACAAGCCATTGCAGAAGTGCAACTCTACTTTATAGAAGTAATCGATCTGCATGGACTTGTAGGCTTTCAACGAGCTAGCGGTTTGGCAAATATGGTTAAAGAAATGAAGCTTAGGGCTTTATCTAGAGTAAGTAAGGTTAAGTAG
- the dnaB gene encoding replicative DNA helicase — protein MAIYTQNPDTEPATAAFLKSDNFAAHAKYPPHALDLEEGVLGALMLEKEAVVSVIDLLKPNSFYKEAHQEIYRAIVQLFHDAEPIDMLTVVNQLRKVGKLSEVGGSYYVSYLTTRVSSSANIEFHARAIIEYAIRRKLIEISTSVQKNAYDPTMDVFNVLDRTEQALFEVSDDNVRKGYVDMRSLLVEAFDNLSSRRARADGLTGIPSGFTALDRITSGWQKFDLIIIAARPGMGKTAFILSALRNAAVDHKTPVAIFSLEMGALQLVNRLVSAEAELSSEKIKQGKLMDHEWEQLLHKTAELSNSPIYVDDTPALSIFELRAKCRRLKAKHNIQLVVIDYLQLMSGDSAKVGGGNREQEIASISRALKSIAKELDIAVIALSQLSRAVETRGGSKRPQLSDLRESGSIEQDADLVLFLYRPEYYGLTEDESGNPTHGLAEVIIAKHRNGSLDNVQLQFMGQYTKFSDCGITSSAMQPEHVTTVIRSSKANEPNDSSNLF, from the coding sequence ATGGCAATTTATACACAGAACCCAGACACGGAACCAGCTACGGCAGCTTTTCTCAAATCTGACAACTTTGCTGCTCATGCAAAGTATCCCCCCCACGCTCTAGATTTAGAAGAAGGCGTTTTGGGTGCATTAATGTTGGAAAAAGAGGCTGTGGTCAGTGTAATAGACCTGTTAAAGCCCAACAGTTTCTATAAAGAGGCACATCAGGAAATATATCGGGCTATTGTTCAGCTTTTTCATGATGCTGAACCTATAGACATGCTTACAGTGGTTAATCAACTTCGTAAAGTTGGTAAATTGTCCGAGGTAGGAGGAAGTTATTACGTAAGTTATCTAACTACCCGTGTCAGTTCCTCTGCAAACATTGAATTTCATGCTCGAGCAATTATTGAATATGCTATTCGAAGAAAACTAATAGAGATTTCCACTTCGGTTCAGAAAAATGCATATGATCCCACTATGGATGTATTTAATGTTTTGGACCGTACAGAGCAAGCGCTCTTTGAAGTTTCCGACGATAATGTCCGCAAAGGGTATGTAGATATGCGCTCATTATTGGTAGAAGCTTTCGATAATTTGTCCAGTAGACGTGCACGTGCCGATGGTCTTACAGGTATTCCGAGTGGGTTCACAGCACTAGACCGGATTACATCTGGTTGGCAAAAGTTTGACTTGATTATTATTGCAGCTAGGCCTGGGATGGGAAAAACAGCTTTTATACTCTCTGCTTTGCGTAATGCAGCAGTAGATCACAAAACACCTGTAGCCATTTTTTCTTTAGAAATGGGGGCGCTTCAGCTCGTAAACCGATTGGTTTCTGCTGAAGCAGAGTTATCTAGTGAAAAAATAAAACAGGGTAAATTAATGGATCATGAGTGGGAACAGTTGTTACACAAAACGGCAGAGCTTTCAAATTCCCCCATCTATGTAGACGATACACCAGCGCTCTCTATTTTTGAATTACGTGCTAAATGCCGAAGGCTCAAAGCAAAACACAATATTCAATTGGTTGTCATTGATTATTTGCAACTTATGTCAGGTGATTCCGCCAAAGTAGGAGGAGGTAATCGCGAACAAGAAATTGCTTCTATTTCCCGTGCACTTAAGAGTATAGCTAAGGAGTTAGACATTGCTGTTATAGCACTTTCTCAATTGAGTCGAGCTGTAGAAACACGTGGTGGAAGCAAACGGCCCCAACTCTCTGATCTTCGAGAATCGGGTTCTATCGAGCAAGATGCTGATCTCGTTTTATTTTTATACAGGCCAGAATATTATGGTTTAACAGAAGATGAGTCTGGTAACCCTACACATGGTCTTGCTGAAGTTATTATTGCAAAACACCGAAATGGTTCATTAGATAATGTGCAGTTACAATTTATGGGGCAGTATACAAAATTTTCCGATTGTGGCATTACATCTTCTGCTATGCAACCAGAGCATGTTACTACTGTAATCCGTTCTAGTAAAGCAAATGAGCCAAATGATTCATCAAATTTGTTTTGA
- a CDS encoding bifunctional (p)ppGpp synthetase/guanosine-3',5'-bis(diphosphate) 3'-pyrophosphohydrolase, whose product MGKNDVLDIGSWDLHQLARVLANNSNDLEKTSLILEEAYLLASSFDFDKSKLKGVFLRCPKESLQVAIIAATEMSKDISVAIAAILSPPFLSGLLSKETIESRFGSRTSAILEELRSLKNCRIHDDTIRSYPTHPDINLPHILAILLQICDIIRIKCSGVILENSDLGHNLSDTQLLLELKYFYIPLAHRMRLYDIQAKLADFWLKHSDTLNYYVITAKLGITKLQRQKRLELVSEEIKSALKNRNVTFKVKNRVKSVYSIWNKIQRLKVGFEQIYDLAAVRIILTNMDGKTREQEKVACWKVFTIISKLYKPMYHVMRDWVSLPRESGYESLHLTLQTNQKEQLEVQIRTERMDYIAEFGNAAHWKYKSNIQNIS is encoded by the coding sequence ATGGGAAAAAACGATGTGCTTGATATAGGCTCTTGGGATTTACATCAATTAGCAAGAGTCCTAGCAAATAATTCAAATGATCTTGAAAAGACATCTCTTATCCTAGAGGAAGCATATTTATTAGCAAGTAGTTTTGATTTTGATAAAAGTAAATTAAAAGGAGTCTTTTTACGTTGTCCAAAAGAATCCCTTCAAGTAGCTATTATTGCTGCCACTGAAATGTCTAAAGACATTTCAGTGGCTATAGCTGCAATCCTATCTCCCCCTTTTTTGTCTGGATTATTATCTAAAGAAACAATTGAAAGTCGATTTGGTTCAAGAACGTCTGCTATCTTAGAAGAGCTACGTTCCTTAAAGAACTGCAGAATTCATGATGATACCATTCGTAGTTACCCAACGCATCCTGATATAAACCTTCCCCACATCTTAGCTATTTTGTTACAAATTTGTGACATTATTCGTATAAAATGTAGTGGTGTTATATTAGAAAATTCTGATTTAGGACATAATTTATCAGATACGCAACTATTGCTTGAGTTAAAATACTTTTATATTCCTTTAGCCCATAGAATGCGGCTATATGATATACAAGCGAAACTAGCTGATTTCTGGTTAAAACATTCTGATACACTAAATTATTATGTAATTACTGCAAAACTTGGTATCACCAAATTACAAAGACAAAAAAGGCTAGAGTTGGTTTCCGAAGAGATTAAGTCTGCACTAAAAAATCGTAATGTTACCTTTAAGGTAAAAAATAGGGTTAAATCTGTTTATTCTATTTGGAATAAAATTCAAAGATTAAAGGTGGGATTTGAGCAAATATATGATCTTGCTGCCGTTAGAATTATTCTAACAAATATGGATGGTAAAACACGGGAACAAGAAAAAGTAGCTTGCTGGAAAGTTTTTACCATTATTAGTAAGCTTTATAAACCGATGTATCATGTTATGAGAGACTGGGTAAGTCTGCCAAGAGAAAGTGGCTATGAATCATTGCATCTTACACTTCAAACAAATCAAAAGGAACAATTAGAAGTCCAGATACGTACAGAACGCATGGATTACATAGCAGAATTTGGTAATGCTGCTCATTGGAAGTATAAATCTAATATTCAAAATATCTCCTAA